The Hymenobacter oligotrophus genome has a window encoding:
- a CDS encoding MBL fold metallo-hydrolase produces the protein MARPRRIWLPLLAAVLVLAAGAVLVGCSLSAPRYTGPRSEHFNGKQFINQPPVEQHGFGGVLKWMFNRDKDEWPAQPTPFVGPPPSRQVAAGEVRLTFVGHGTFLLQVDGLNILTDPIWSERCSPFSWVGPKRMRPPGLRFEQLPRIDAVVISHNHYDHLDLPTLQRLAERDKPLILVPLGVKKLLDEEGIANAAELDWWQQRDLGQSVQAVCVPAQHFSGRGLSDRDATLWAGWVLRTKAGKLYYAGDTGYGPFLQEIARREGPIRLAILPIGAYKPQWFMEPIHMSPAQAVQAHRDLGAARSVATHFGTFQMADDGLTEPVSDLRQAQRAQHVPDSAFVVPREGVAWRMP, from the coding sequence ATGGCTCGCCCCCGCCGCATTTGGTTGCCCTTGCTGGCTGCAGTACTCGTGTTGGCCGCAGGCGCCGTGCTGGTGGGCTGTTCGCTCTCGGCGCCCCGTTACACGGGCCCGCGCTCCGAGCACTTCAACGGCAAGCAATTCATAAATCAGCCGCCCGTTGAGCAGCACGGCTTTGGCGGAGTGCTGAAGTGGATGTTCAACCGCGACAAAGACGAGTGGCCCGCGCAGCCCACTCCCTTTGTGGGGCCGCCTCCGTCCCGGCAAGTGGCCGCCGGCGAGGTACGCCTCACGTTTGTGGGCCACGGCACGTTTTTGCTGCAGGTTGACGGGCTGAATATCCTCACCGACCCCATCTGGAGCGAGCGGTGCAGCCCCTTTAGCTGGGTTGGCCCCAAGCGCATGCGCCCGCCGGGCTTGCGCTTCGAGCAGCTGCCGCGCATCGATGCTGTTGTCATTAGTCACAACCACTACGACCACCTCGATTTGCCCACCTTGCAGCGCCTGGCCGAGCGCGATAAACCGCTTATTCTGGTACCCCTAGGTGTAAAAAAGCTGCTCGACGAAGAAGGCATTGCTAACGCGGCCGAGCTGGATTGGTGGCAGCAGCGCGACCTAGGCCAATCCGTGCAAGCCGTGTGCGTACCGGCGCAGCACTTTTCGGGCCGCGGCCTCTCCGACCGCGACGCCACGCTGTGGGCCGGCTGGGTGTTGCGCACCAAAGCGGGCAAGCTGTACTACGCCGGCGACACGGGCTACGGCCCCTTTTTGCAGGAAATTGCCCGCCGCGAAGGCCCCATCCGGTTGGCCATTCTGCCCATCGGAGCCTACAAGCCGCAGTGGTTTATGGAGCCCATTCACATGTCGCCGGCCCAAGCCGTGCAGGCCCACCGCGACCTAGGCGCCGCCCGCAGCGTGGCCACGCACTTCGGCACCTTTCAGATGGCCGACGACGGCCTGACCGAACCCGTATCCGATTTGCGCCAAGCCCAGCGGGCCCAGCATGTCCCCGATTCGGCGTTTGTGGTGCCGCGCGAGGGCGTGGCGTGGCGCATGCCTTAG
- a CDS encoding LVIVD repeat-containing protein, with product MRQLYAPLLTAGLLLGLSGCFIDVDERPVLPPYRPILMSRATLEQSVALVPARTMRNTGKIYLKDKYVFINERYEGIHIIDNHDPAQPRNVGFLRIPGNVDVAMRGALLYADNAVDLVTVNLADPANARVVGRTRNAFPELAPPEPASIEPEYRPENRPADAVVVGWQKVNK from the coding sequence ATGCGCCAACTTTACGCACCGCTTCTTACCGCAGGCTTGCTACTGGGCCTGTCGGGCTGTTTTATTGACGTAGACGAACGCCCCGTGCTGCCGCCCTACCGGCCCATTCTTATGTCGCGCGCAACGCTGGAGCAATCGGTGGCGCTGGTGCCCGCCCGCACCATGCGCAACACCGGCAAAATCTACCTCAAGGATAAATACGTGTTCATCAACGAGCGGTACGAGGGCATTCACATCATCGATAACCACGACCCCGCGCAGCCGCGCAACGTGGGCTTTTTGCGCATTCCGGGCAACGTTGATGTGGCCATGCGCGGCGCCTTGCTCTACGCCGACAATGCCGTGGACTTGGTTACCGTAAACCTGGCCGACCCCGCCAATGCGCGCGTGGTGGGCCGCACCCGCAACGCGTTTCCGGAGCTGGCCCCGCCCGAGCCGGCCAGCATCGAGCCCGAGTACCGCCCCGAAAACCGCCCCGCCGACGCCGTGGTAGTGGGCTGGCAAAAAGTAAACAAATAG
- a CDS encoding organic hydroperoxide resistance protein, with product MKIEKVYTAQAHVKGGRNGQVTSQDNALNLELSTPKAMGGTGKEGATNPEQLFAAGYAACFEGALGVAARQAKVALQGVTIESFVHFGKAEDGGFGIAADLHVNIPGVEQGQAEELVAQAHQICPYSRATRGNIEVNLRTTTNN from the coding sequence ATGAAAATCGAGAAAGTGTACACGGCGCAAGCCCACGTAAAAGGCGGCCGCAACGGCCAAGTTACCAGCCAGGACAACGCCCTGAACCTGGAGCTCAGCACGCCCAAAGCCATGGGCGGCACGGGCAAAGAAGGCGCCACCAACCCCGAGCAGCTGTTTGCCGCCGGCTACGCTGCCTGCTTCGAGGGTGCCCTAGGTGTGGCTGCCCGCCAGGCCAAGGTGGCCCTACAAGGCGTAACCATCGAAAGCTTTGTGCACTTTGGCAAAGCCGAGGACGGCGGCTTTGGTATTGCGGCCGATCTGCACGTAAACATCCCCGGCGTGGAGCAAGGCCAAGCCGAAGAGCTGGTAGCCCAGGCGCACCAAATTTGCCCTTACTCGCGCGCTACCCGCGGCAACATCGAGGTGAACCTGCGCACCACCACCAACAACTAA
- a CDS encoding serine hydrolase, whose amino-acid sequence MFAHLRLGLLLVLLLAAALPLAAQNPQYFPPTSGTTWAATTPQSLGWCQPQLDTLLNYLASKRTKSLIVLKDGRMVVEQYYGTYTRDSLWYWASAGKSLTATLVGIAQQEGLLSLSDSTSKYLGRGWSAAPASKERLITVRHQLSMTTGLDDTPPPPCDNETTSAGCLRYLADAGTRWAYHTGPYRLLQDVIARASGLSINQYTNQRLASRIGMSGLWYNDVYYSRARDMARFGLLILNRGTWEQTPVLSDAAYFQAMTTPSQAHNRSYGYLWWLNGQQSHMLPTSQLVFNGPMVPTAPTDMIAALGKNDQKIYVVPSLGLVVVRQGQSAGASKLAVSSFDAELWRRLMAAMQCRPLGSRAGLAAISIEAYPQPAAEQLTVNLPAGLGACSLQLRNSLGQVVQTQASSGSTAHIGLNHLPNGVYVLQVRGSKGQLFATRRIVH is encoded by the coding sequence ATGTTTGCACATCTACGCCTGGGGTTACTGCTTGTGCTGCTGTTGGCTGCAGCTTTGCCGCTTGCTGCTCAAAACCCGCAGTACTTTCCGCCTACTTCGGGTACCACTTGGGCAGCCACTACGCCCCAAAGCTTAGGCTGGTGCCAACCGCAACTCGATACCTTGCTGAACTACCTAGCCAGCAAGCGCACCAAGTCGTTGATCGTGCTGAAGGACGGCCGCATGGTGGTGGAACAGTACTACGGCACCTACACCCGCGACTCGCTGTGGTACTGGGCCTCGGCGGGCAAGTCGCTGACGGCAACGCTGGTTGGCATTGCGCAGCAAGAGGGCTTGCTGAGCCTATCCGATAGCACCTCCAAGTACCTAGGGCGCGGCTGGTCGGCGGCGCCGGCCTCAAAGGAGCGGCTGATTACCGTGCGGCATCAGCTGAGCATGACCACTGGCCTCGACGATACCCCACCCCCACCCTGTGATAACGAAACTACCTCGGCCGGCTGCTTGCGTTACTTAGCCGATGCCGGTACACGTTGGGCTTACCACACGGGGCCCTACCGCTTGCTGCAGGATGTAATTGCCCGGGCGAGCGGGCTCAGCATCAACCAATACACCAACCAGCGTCTGGCCTCGCGCATCGGCATGAGCGGGCTGTGGTACAACGACGTGTACTACAGCCGCGCCCGCGACATGGCCCGGTTTGGCCTGCTGATTTTGAACCGCGGCACCTGGGAGCAAACCCCTGTTCTGAGCGACGCTGCCTACTTCCAGGCCATGACCACGCCTTCGCAGGCCCATAACCGCTCCTACGGCTATTTGTGGTGGCTGAATGGTCAACAGTCGCACATGCTGCCTACCTCGCAGCTGGTGTTCAACGGGCCTATGGTGCCCACCGCTCCCACCGATATGATTGCCGCCCTAGGCAAAAACGACCAGAAGATTTACGTGGTGCCAAGCTTAGGGCTGGTAGTGGTGCGCCAAGGCCAATCGGCGGGTGCCAGCAAACTGGCCGTATCGTCGTTCGATGCGGAGTTGTGGCGGCGCCTGATGGCAGCCATGCAGTGCCGCCCGCTGGGCTCGCGCGCCGGCTTGGCGGCAATTAGCATCGAGGCGTACCCGCAGCCCGCGGCCGAGCAACTCACGGTAAACCTGCCCGCCGGCCTGGGCGCTTGCTCGCTGCAGCTGCGCAACTCGCTGGGCCAAGTAGTGCAAACGCAAGCGAGCAGCGGATCTACCGCACACATCGGCCTAAACCACCTGCCAAACGGCGTGTATGTGCTGCAAGTGCGAGGTTCCAAGGGGCAGTTGTTTGCCACCCGCCGCATTGTGCACTAG
- a CDS encoding LVIVD repeat-containing protein, with amino-acid sequence MLHSYFARLSALGALLLGLCAGLSGCSSDSLDSAPRGSDTGQGGSMARFTIMGNTLYTVDDHSLRVFDLGNSTNAAAVRVINLGVGIETIFPKEPYLFIGTQQGMFIFDATNPQSPRQLSYFQHVVSCDPVVVQGRYAYLTLRQGRTCGGGVNQLQVVDLQNLQQPRLAQVYPMTKPYGLGADSTQLYVCDDGLKVFDLRRSPTLTQREHHRIEAFDVIPNQDLLLVIGADGLYQYRRGNNTLTQLSMLPIARP; translated from the coding sequence ATGCTGCACTCCTACTTTGCCCGCCTAAGCGCCCTAGGTGCCTTGTTGCTCGGCCTGTGCGCGGGCCTTAGCGGCTGTTCTTCCGACTCGCTGGATAGTGCCCCCCGTGGCTCCGACACGGGGCAGGGCGGCTCCATGGCCCGCTTTACCATCATGGGCAACACGCTCTATACCGTCGACGACCACAGCCTGCGTGTGTTCGACCTGGGCAACTCCACCAACGCCGCTGCCGTGCGCGTCATCAACCTAGGCGTGGGCATCGAAACGATTTTTCCGAAGGAGCCCTACTTGTTCATTGGTACGCAGCAGGGCATGTTCATTTTCGACGCCACCAATCCGCAAAGCCCCCGGCAGCTCAGCTATTTTCAGCACGTAGTCAGCTGCGACCCGGTGGTGGTGCAAGGCCGTTATGCCTACCTTACCTTACGGCAGGGGCGCACGTGCGGCGGCGGCGTCAACCAACTGCAGGTAGTTGATTTGCAGAACCTGCAACAGCCCCGTTTGGCCCAGGTTTACCCCATGACCAAGCCCTACGGCCTGGGCGCCGACTCCACGCAGCTGTACGTATGCGACGACGGCCTGAAGGTGTTTGACCTGCGTCGCTCGCCCACGCTCACCCAGCGCGAGCATCACCGCATCGAGGCGTTCGATGTTATCCCCAACCAGGACTTGCTGCTGGTAATCGGGGCCGATGGCTTGTACCAGTACCGCCGCGGCAACAACACCCTTACGCAGCTAAGCATGCTGCCCATTGCCCGCCCCTGA
- a CDS encoding NADP-dependent oxidoreductase, which produces MTTRTIVLDHRPQGKPTSDTFRYEISEVAAPADGQVLLKTLYVSVDPYMRGRMSDAKSYVPPFEVGQPISGGVVAQVVESRVAQLPVGTVVVGNLAWSEYQLAGSRGLQAVPANAAPISYYLGLLGMTGLTAYFGLLDICQPKAGETVVISGAAGAVGMVVGQLAKIQGARVVGTAGSDEKVAYLKNELGFDEAINYKTAGNLAQALGAACPNGVDCYFDNVGGAITDAVYDLLNKHARIALCGQISMYNATEQPTGPRPEPKLLKTSALLKGFIVSDYLPRWPEGVKALTEWYQQGKLKFEETVTEGFEQIPQAFLGLFSGENTGKAMVKVADRQ; this is translated from the coding sequence ATGACCACTCGCACCATCGTCCTCGACCACCGGCCCCAAGGCAAACCCACGTCCGACACGTTCCGCTACGAAATCAGCGAGGTAGCTGCGCCCGCCGATGGCCAAGTGCTGCTGAAAACCCTGTACGTGTCGGTCGACCCCTACATGCGCGGCCGCATGAGCGACGCAAAGTCGTACGTGCCGCCCTTCGAGGTGGGGCAGCCCATCAGCGGTGGGGTGGTGGCGCAAGTGGTAGAAAGCCGCGTGGCGCAGCTGCCGGTAGGCACCGTGGTGGTAGGCAACTTGGCCTGGAGCGAGTACCAGCTTGCGGGCAGCCGGGGGCTGCAAGCAGTGCCTGCCAATGCTGCACCCATCAGCTACTACCTAGGGCTGCTTGGCATGACGGGCCTTACCGCCTACTTCGGCTTGCTCGATATTTGCCAACCCAAAGCTGGCGAAACCGTGGTGATATCGGGCGCGGCCGGCGCTGTGGGCATGGTAGTGGGCCAATTGGCCAAAATCCAGGGTGCGCGGGTGGTGGGTACCGCCGGCTCGGATGAGAAAGTGGCTTACCTGAAAAATGAGTTGGGTTTCGACGAGGCCATCAACTACAAAACTGCCGGCAATCTAGCCCAGGCCCTAGGTGCCGCCTGCCCCAACGGCGTCGACTGCTACTTCGACAACGTGGGCGGTGCCATTACCGATGCCGTGTACGACCTGCTGAACAAGCACGCGCGCATTGCCTTGTGTGGGCAGATATCGATGTACAACGCCACCGAGCAGCCCACCGGGCCTAGGCCCGAACCCAAGCTGCTCAAAACAAGTGCGCTGCTCAAAGGCTTTATCGTGAGCGACTACCTGCCGCGCTGGCCCGAAGGCGTAAAAGCCCTGACGGAGTGGTACCAGCAAGGCAAGCTGAAGTTTGAGGAAACCGTAACCGAAGGCTTCGAGCAAATTCCGCAGGCGTTCCTGGGTTTATTTAGCGGCGAAAACACCGGCAAGGCCATGGTGAAAGTGGCCGACCGTCAGTAG
- a CDS encoding monovalent cation:proton antiporter family protein, with translation MHVPMLSDLLIILLLSVGVILLFNRVKLPSIIGYLVTGMVAGPYALGLVHAPAKVNQLAELGVMLLMFIIGLEFSLHSLSRIKRAVFLGGALQVGLTIAAVYVLARGMGSPPATAVFWGFLIALSSTAIVLKLLQEQSQVESVHGQVILAILIFQDLIVVPMMLLVPLLSGQIIGSPWLTVSIMLAKMLGVLVLVVLGAKYLMPRLLLLVARTRSRELFLLTIIGTCVGVAWLTAEAGLSMALGAFLAGLIISESEYSYEAVSNVMPFREVFASFFFVSIGMLFDVQVLLEYPVRILLLTLGVMALKVLLTPAAAAFLRVPVRAVLLAGLALCQVGEFSFILSLAGLEAGLISHSSYQLFLAISILTMCLTPVVMLVAEPVVSHMMRVPLPQALQEHLHPEPPNAEPATSLGESVLDNHLVVIGYGLNGRNLVRAAKHAHIPYVIVDTDADTVHRQLKRGEPILYGDATHAHVLEHVRIERARVVVVAISDPAGSLRVVAAVRRLNPEACIIVRSLYLHERKELYQLGATEVIAEEMETSIEILARVLARYLVPLHEIDALVRQLRGGNIVRPSSLTGAEWSGMHVGLAGLELATVPVPDEAVLVGKTLSESEMRQHYGINLLAIRRNGHMLDQMRPDTIIHGHDTLYVFGKPDQVERLAHELHADETFA, from the coding sequence ATGCACGTTCCCATGCTTTCCGATTTGTTGATTATCCTGCTGCTTTCGGTGGGCGTAATCTTGCTTTTCAACCGCGTCAAGCTGCCATCCATCATCGGGTACCTGGTTACCGGCATGGTAGCCGGGCCTTACGCACTGGGGCTGGTGCACGCGCCGGCCAAGGTCAATCAGCTGGCCGAGCTGGGCGTGATGCTGCTGATGTTCATCATCGGGCTCGAGTTTTCGCTGCACAGCCTCAGCCGCATTAAGCGGGCGGTATTTTTGGGCGGCGCGCTGCAAGTGGGCCTCACCATTGCCGCCGTGTACGTGCTGGCCCGCGGCATGGGCAGCCCGCCGGCCACGGCCGTGTTCTGGGGTTTTCTGATTGCCCTAAGCAGTACCGCCATTGTGCTGAAGCTTTTGCAGGAGCAGTCGCAGGTGGAGTCGGTGCACGGGCAGGTTATTTTGGCCATTCTCATCTTTCAGGACCTGATTGTGGTGCCCATGATGCTGCTGGTGCCGCTCCTGAGCGGGCAAATTATTGGCAGTCCGTGGCTTACCGTCAGCATAATGCTGGCCAAAATGCTGGGCGTGCTGGTGCTGGTGGTGTTGGGGGCTAAGTACCTTATGCCCCGGCTGCTGCTGCTGGTGGCCCGTACGCGCAGTCGCGAATTGTTTCTGCTAACCATCATCGGCACGTGCGTTGGCGTGGCGTGGCTCACGGCCGAGGCGGGCTTGTCGATGGCCCTCGGGGCGTTTTTAGCCGGGCTTATCATCTCCGAATCGGAGTACAGCTACGAGGCCGTCAGCAACGTGATGCCCTTTCGGGAGGTGTTTGCCAGCTTCTTTTTCGTGTCCATCGGTATGCTGTTCGATGTGCAGGTGCTGCTCGAGTACCCCGTGCGCATTTTGCTGCTTACGTTAGGCGTTATGGCGCTGAAAGTGCTGCTGACACCCGCGGCGGCGGCGTTTTTGCGCGTGCCGGTGCGGGCGGTGCTGCTGGCTGGGTTGGCGCTGTGCCAAGTGGGCGAGTTTTCGTTTATCCTGTCGTTGGCAGGCCTCGAGGCGGGCCTTATCAGCCACAGCAGCTACCAGCTGTTTCTGGCCATTTCCATTCTTACCATGTGCCTCACGCCGGTGGTAATGCTGGTGGCCGAGCCGGTGGTGTCGCACATGATGCGCGTGCCCCTGCCGCAGGCCCTGCAAGAACACCTGCACCCCGAGCCGCCCAACGCCGAGCCGGCCACTTCCTTAGGCGAAAGCGTGCTCGACAACCACCTGGTTGTAATTGGCTACGGACTAAACGGGCGCAACCTGGTGCGGGCCGCCAAGCACGCGCACATCCCCTACGTCATCGTCGATACCGACGCCGACACCGTGCACCGGCAGCTTAAGCGCGGCGAGCCTATTTTGTACGGCGACGCCACTCACGCGCACGTGCTCGAGCACGTGCGCATCGAGCGCGCCCGGGTGGTGGTGGTGGCCATTTCCGACCCGGCCGGCAGCTTGCGCGTGGTGGCCGCCGTGCGGCGCCTCAACCCCGAGGCGTGCATTATCGTGCGCAGCCTGTACTTGCACGAGCGCAAAGAGCTGTACCAGCTGGGCGCTACCGAGGTAATTGCCGAAGAAATGGAAACTTCCATCGAGATACTGGCGCGCGTACTGGCCCGCTACCTAGTACCGCTGCACGAAATCGATGCCCTGGTGCGGCAACTGCGCGGGGGCAATATTGTGCGGCCCAGCTCGCTTACCGGGGCCGAGTGGTCGGGCATGCACGTAGGGCTGGCCGGCCTGGAGCTGGCTACCGTACCCGTGCCCGACGAGGCCGTGCTGGTGGGCAAAACCCTGTCGGAGTCGGAAATGCGCCAGCACTACGGCATCAATCTGCTGGCCATTCGGCGCAACGGCCACATGCTCGATCAAATGCGCCCCGATACCATCATCCACGGCCACGATACGCTGTACGTGTTCGGCAAGCCCGACCAAGTAGAGCGTTTGGCCCACGAGCTTCATGCTGATGAAACGTTTGCCTAG
- a CDS encoding MarR family winged helix-turn-helix transcriptional regulator: MSKPATPTPSELLKLDNQLCFPLYAVSRLFTKAYQPLLHELDLTYPQYLVLLLLWEHPELTVKALGEKLLLDSGTLTPLLKRMEQRQLVSRRRDPRDERSVIIALAPAGQALQHRAECIPEALFAKLQLSPDEFNQLRSQLTRLLTQLS; the protein is encoded by the coding sequence ATGAGCAAACCAGCCACTCCCACCCCCAGCGAGCTGCTGAAGCTGGATAACCAGCTGTGCTTCCCGCTCTATGCTGTGTCGCGCCTGTTCACGAAGGCCTACCAGCCGCTGCTGCACGAGCTCGACTTAACTTACCCGCAGTACTTGGTGCTGCTGCTGCTCTGGGAACACCCGGAGCTTACGGTAAAAGCCCTAGGTGAAAAACTGCTGCTCGACTCGGGTACCCTCACGCCGCTCCTAAAGCGCATGGAACAGCGCCAGTTGGTAAGCCGCCGCCGCGATCCGCGCGACGAACGCTCTGTAATTATTGCCTTGGCGCCGGCCGGCCAGGCGCTGCAGCACCGCGCCGAGTGCATACCCGAGGCGCTGTTTGCCAAGCTGCAGCTCAGCCCCGATGAGTTCAATCAGCTGCGCAGCCAGCTCACCCGTTTGTTAACCCAGCTTTCGTAA
- a CDS encoding S9 family peptidase, with translation MKHFLLAGFLSLTAVAQAQNVAYQTPPRAIADIVEAPVTPRISLSSDGKWMAMLAVQDMPSIADLSQPELRLAGLRINPRTNGPSRISYSTGLMLRRLEDGKDMGVLNLPTQARISDVSWSPDNSKLAFCHTTGSGAEGRIELWVVDVNTFAARRIPGITLNATLGTPYEWVSDNQTLIVRALVAGRGAAPSATAPPTGPAVQENNGKAAGARTYQDLLRNPTDERLFEHYATSQMVRVTLEGKLQPISQPGLIQSAVPSPNGKYILVKTRHRPYSYNLPISSFPLKVEVYDLTTGDPVKMLADLPLADNVPTAFDAVPTGQRSHGWRADAPATLYWAEAQDGGNPKTEAAIRDKVFTLTAPFTGQAEEFAALPLRYDGVTWGNNSVALVYGSRWADRKEVTWRVTPGALPSLAVLYERSSQDKYTDPGSAYTKRNAQGQPVLLTDVANKTIYFTGLGASPEGDRPFVDELDLATKKTTRWWRSEAPYYEVPLAILDAEKRRILTRREAVDQAPNYYVRDTRGGKLTAITKFPNPYAAFGGSFKKQVLRYKRADGVELTANLYLPPNYKPTDGPLPTLMEAYPVEFKDKKNAGQVSGSPYTFTRVGYGSPIFWVTQGYAVLQGTSIPIVGEGTKEPNDTYIEQLVSSAKAAIDEGKRMGVVDPNRVAVMGHSYGAFMTANLLAHSNLFRAGIARSGAYNRTLTPFGFQGEERTFWQAPEVYNAMSPFNYANKIKTPILLIHGELDNNSGTFPIQSERFYSALKGHGATTRYVVLPFESHGYAARENIMHMLWEMNAWLDKYVKNPTTAAAN, from the coding sequence ATGAAACACTTTTTACTCGCTGGCTTTTTGAGCTTGACTGCCGTTGCACAAGCCCAAAACGTTGCGTACCAGACGCCGCCCCGGGCCATTGCCGATATCGTTGAGGCGCCGGTAACGCCCCGCATCAGCCTATCGTCGGATGGCAAGTGGATGGCCATGCTGGCTGTGCAAGATATGCCCTCGATTGCCGACCTCTCGCAGCCCGAGCTGCGCCTGGCCGGCCTGCGCATCAACCCACGCACCAACGGCCCCAGCCGCATCAGCTACTCCACCGGCCTGATGCTCCGCCGCCTCGAAGACGGCAAGGACATGGGCGTGCTAAACCTGCCTACGCAGGCCCGCATCAGCGACGTAAGCTGGTCGCCCGACAACAGCAAGCTGGCCTTTTGCCACACCACCGGCAGCGGCGCCGAAGGCCGCATCGAGCTGTGGGTAGTTGATGTAAACACTTTTGCGGCCCGCCGCATACCCGGCATTACGCTAAACGCCACGCTGGGCACGCCCTACGAGTGGGTTTCCGATAACCAGACCCTGATCGTACGCGCCCTGGTAGCAGGCCGCGGCGCGGCGCCCAGCGCTACGGCCCCTCCTACCGGCCCGGCCGTGCAGGAAAACAACGGCAAAGCCGCCGGTGCCCGCACCTACCAGGATTTGCTTCGCAACCCTACCGACGAGCGGCTGTTCGAGCACTACGCTACCTCGCAAATGGTGCGCGTAACGCTCGAGGGCAAGCTGCAGCCCATCAGCCAGCCCGGCCTGATTCAGTCGGCGGTGCCTTCGCCCAACGGCAAATACATTCTCGTAAAAACCCGCCACCGGCCCTATTCCTACAACCTGCCCATCAGCAGCTTTCCGCTGAAAGTGGAGGTGTACGACCTGACCACCGGCGACCCGGTTAAAATGCTGGCCGACCTGCCCCTGGCCGACAACGTGCCCACGGCGTTCGACGCGGTGCCCACCGGCCAGCGCAGCCACGGCTGGCGCGCCGATGCTCCGGCTACCCTGTACTGGGCCGAAGCGCAGGACGGCGGCAACCCCAAAACGGAGGCGGCCATTCGCGACAAAGTATTTACCCTTACCGCGCCCTTTACCGGCCAAGCCGAAGAATTTGCTGCCTTGCCGCTGCGCTACGACGGCGTAACCTGGGGAAACAACTCGGTGGCACTGGTGTACGGCAGCCGCTGGGCCGACCGCAAGGAGGTTACCTGGCGCGTAACGCCGGGGGCCCTGCCTTCGCTGGCTGTGCTCTACGAACGTTCGTCGCAGGATAAGTACACCGACCCGGGCTCGGCCTACACCAAGCGCAACGCCCAGGGCCAACCGGTGCTGCTTACCGATGTCGCCAACAAAACCATCTACTTTACAGGGCTTGGCGCCTCGCCCGAAGGCGACCGTCCGTTTGTAGACGAGCTGGACCTCGCCACCAAAAAAACCACCCGCTGGTGGCGCTCCGAAGCCCCGTACTACGAGGTGCCGCTGGCCATTCTCGACGCCGAGAAGCGCCGCATTCTTACCCGCCGCGAAGCCGTCGACCAGGCTCCCAACTATTACGTGCGCGATACCCGCGGCGGCAAGCTTACGGCCATTACGAAATTCCCGAACCCCTACGCGGCCTTTGGCGGCTCCTTTAAAAAGCAGGTGCTCCGCTACAAGCGCGCCGATGGCGTGGAGCTAACCGCCAACCTGTACTTGCCGCCCAACTACAAACCCACCGACGGCCCGCTGCCTACGCTGATGGAGGCTTACCCTGTGGAGTTTAAGGACAAGAAAAACGCTGGCCAGGTATCGGGTTCGCCGTACACCTTCACGCGCGTTGGCTACGGTTCGCCCATTTTCTGGGTAACGCAGGGCTACGCCGTGTTGCAGGGCACGAGCATTCCGATTGTGGGCGAGGGCACCAAAGAGCCCAACGACACTTACATTGAGCAGCTGGTGAGCAGCGCCAAAGCCGCCATCGACGAGGGCAAGCGCATGGGCGTGGTCGATCCGAACCGTGTGGCCGTAATGGGCCACTCGTACGGCGCTTTCATGACGGCCAACCTGCTGGCGCACTCCAACCTATTCCGGGCCGGTATTGCCCGCAGCGGCGCCTACAACCGCACCCTCACGCCGTTCGGCTTCCAGGGCGAGGAGCGCACGTTCTGGCAAGCGCCGGAGGTATACAACGCCATGTCGCCGTTCAACTACGCCAACAAGATCAAGACCCCGATTCTGTTGATTCACGGCGAATTGGACAACAACTCGGGTACTTTCCCCATTCAGAGCGAGCGTTTTTACTCGGCTCTGAAAGGCCACGGCGCTACCACCCGCTACGTGGTACTGCCCTTCGAATCGCACGGCTACGCGGCCCGCGAAAACATCATGCACATGCTGTGGGAGATGAACGCGTGGCTGGATAAGTACGTGAAGAACCCCACTACTGCCGCGGCCAACTAA